A genomic window from Prochlorococcus sp. RS04 includes:
- the topA gene encoding type I DNA topoisomerase: MDHTLVIVESPTKAKTIRKFLPSNYEVLASMGHVRDLPKGAAEIPAAVKKEKWSRIGVNTTEDFEPLYIVPKDKKKVVKELKDALKGATQLLLATDEDREGESISWHLLQILKPKIPTKRMVFHEITKKAINKALDQTREIDMELVQAQETRRILDRLFGYELSPLLWKKVAPRLSAGRVQSVSVRLLVRRERERRSFKKATYWGIKASLVKDNVTFETKLFSLNGQRISNGSDFDEQTGKLKQGNKSLIIGEEKVNELLKIFSSEDWLVSKIEKKPSTRKPVPPFTTSTLQQEANRKLRLSARETMRCAQGLYERGFITYMRTDSVHLSEQATKAARECVSSMYGKEYLSNSPRQFNSTARNAQEAHEAIRPAGEIFKTPKETNLTGRDLSLYDLIWKRTVASQMAEARLTMINAEISVGDGLFKSSGKSIDFPGFFRAYVEGSDDPSSSLEQQEIILPNLTIGTCLEVTNKESTFHETKPPARYTEAALVKVLEKEGIGRPSTYASIIGTIVDRGYANISSNTLAPTFTAFAVTALLEEHFPDLVDTTFTAKMESSLDEISSGNLEWLPYLETFYKGKNGLEVKVQKTEGDIDGKAYRQVDFEDLPCVVRIGSNGPWLEGTKIDESGNEIQAKGNLPMDITPGDLDKKQVDQILSGPSDLGTDPKTGEKVFLRFGPYGPYVQLGNNDQDKAKPRRASLPKELKTDDLTLDEALVLLSLPRLLGAHPEGGVVEADRGRFGPYIKWTKNENESENRSLKKEDDVFKVDLKRALEILAMPKMGRGGQEVLKDFGKPKEFKEKIQILNGRYGVYLKYGKTNVSLAKDTDLEKFTIDDAVLLLEEKLKDKKGSILKKTKISNKKTTRKKKS, translated from the coding sequence TTGGATCACACACTTGTTATTGTTGAAAGTCCCACCAAAGCAAAAACTATAAGAAAGTTTTTGCCTTCTAATTATGAAGTTCTAGCTTCAATGGGACATGTAAGAGATCTTCCAAAAGGAGCTGCTGAAATACCTGCTGCAGTTAAAAAGGAAAAATGGTCAAGGATAGGAGTTAATACAACAGAAGATTTTGAACCACTTTATATAGTTCCAAAAGATAAGAAAAAGGTTGTTAAAGAGTTAAAAGATGCATTGAAAGGTGCGACTCAGCTATTACTGGCAACTGATGAAGATAGAGAGGGAGAGAGTATTAGCTGGCATCTCTTGCAAATTCTTAAGCCTAAAATTCCAACTAAGAGAATGGTTTTTCATGAAATTACGAAAAAGGCAATTAATAAAGCTTTAGACCAAACAAGGGAAATTGATATGGAACTTGTTCAGGCTCAAGAAACAAGAAGAATCCTGGATAGGCTTTTTGGATATGAATTATCTCCTTTACTTTGGAAGAAGGTAGCCCCCCGATTATCTGCTGGTCGTGTTCAATCAGTTTCTGTAAGACTTCTTGTTAGGAGAGAGAGAGAGAGGAGATCCTTTAAAAAAGCTACTTACTGGGGGATTAAAGCTTCCCTAGTAAAAGATAATGTTACTTTCGAAACTAAATTATTTAGTTTAAATGGTCAAAGAATTTCTAATGGTTCCGATTTCGATGAACAGACCGGCAAATTAAAACAAGGAAATAAATCTTTAATAATCGGAGAAGAAAAAGTTAATGAATTATTGAAGATTTTTTCTTCTGAGGATTGGTTAGTCTCAAAAATCGAAAAAAAACCATCTACTCGTAAGCCAGTTCCTCCATTTACAACTAGTACATTGCAACAAGAAGCAAATAGGAAGCTTCGTTTGTCTGCAAGAGAAACAATGAGATGCGCCCAAGGGCTATATGAAAGAGGTTTCATTACATATATGAGGACTGATTCGGTTCATCTTTCCGAACAAGCTACAAAAGCTGCTAGAGAATGTGTCAGCTCTATGTATGGAAAAGAATATTTATCTAACTCACCAAGACAATTTAATTCGACTGCAAGAAATGCTCAAGAAGCACACGAAGCAATTAGGCCTGCAGGTGAGATATTTAAAACACCAAAGGAAACTAATTTAACAGGTAGAGACTTATCTCTTTACGATTTAATTTGGAAAAGAACTGTAGCAAGTCAAATGGCGGAAGCTAGGCTAACAATGATTAATGCTGAAATCAGTGTTGGGGATGGATTATTTAAATCTAGTGGTAAAAGTATTGATTTCCCAGGATTCTTCAGAGCTTATGTCGAGGGAAGTGATGACCCAAGTTCATCCCTTGAACAACAAGAAATTATTCTCCCAAACTTAACTATCGGAACATGTCTTGAAGTTACTAATAAAGAATCTACTTTTCATGAAACTAAACCGCCCGCAAGATATACAGAGGCTGCATTGGTTAAAGTTCTTGAAAAAGAAGGGATTGGAAGACCATCTACCTATGCAAGCATTATTGGAACAATTGTGGATAGAGGTTATGCAAATATATCTTCCAATACTTTGGCTCCAACGTTTACAGCTTTTGCTGTTACCGCTCTATTAGAAGAACATTTCCCTGATTTGGTTGATACTACTTTTACTGCAAAAATGGAATCTTCATTGGATGAAATATCTTCAGGTAATCTTGAGTGGCTACCATATCTTGAGACTTTCTATAAAGGTAAAAATGGTCTTGAGGTAAAAGTTCAGAAAACAGAAGGTGATATTGATGGTAAGGCTTATAGGCAAGTTGATTTCGAAGACCTTCCTTGCGTAGTCAGAATAGGCTCTAATGGACCATGGCTTGAAGGTACGAAAATTGATGAATCAGGTAACGAAATTCAGGCTAAAGGTAATCTTCCAATGGATATTACTCCTGGAGATTTAGATAAAAAGCAAGTTGATCAAATTTTAAGTGGGCCATCAGATCTTGGAACTGATCCAAAAACTGGGGAAAAAGTCTTTTTAAGATTTGGCCCTTATGGTCCTTACGTACAATTGGGAAATAATGATCAAGATAAAGCTAAACCAAGGAGAGCTTCATTACCCAAAGAGTTGAAAACTGATGATCTAACTCTAGATGAGGCGCTTGTACTTTTAAGTTTGCCTAGATTGTTAGGAGCTCATCCTGAAGGAGGTGTTGTTGAGGCTGATAGAGGAAGATTTGGCCCTTATATTAAATGGACTAAAAATGAAAATGAATCTGAAAACAGATCATTAAAAAAAGAGGATGATGTTTTTAAGGTTGATTTAAAACGAGCATTAGAAATTCTTGCGATGCCAAAAATGGGTAGGGGTGGTCAAGAGGTACTCAAAGACTTTGGAAAGCCAAAAGAATTTAAAGAAAAAATTCAAATATTAAATGGAAGATATGGTGTCTATTTAAAATATGGCAAAACTAATGTTTCTCTCGCAAAAGATACTGATTTAGAAAAATTTACAATAGATGATGCTGTATTACTTTTAGAGGAAAAACTAAAAGATAAAAAAGGCTCTATTTTAAAAAAAACAAAGATAAGTAATAAAAAAACTACAAGGAAAAAGAAAAGTTAG
- a CDS encoding riboflavin synthase yields MFTGIIQSVGKLRQEKNILEIEILDNLFDMAIGDSIAVDGICLTVKEIFQNKFTVDVSEETLKKTTLGVKSNLNQIVNLEPALRVSDRLGGHIVSGHVDGLGTVENIEKLEQSWLLSIKWKNNNFSKYVVNKGSISVNGISLTIANYEQGGEIFTIAIIPHTWHNTNLKKLNIGDFVNLEADALIKYVEKLLLFNKNSNQDSSSNAISSEWLKENGW; encoded by the coding sequence ATGTTTACAGGAATAATTCAATCAGTTGGAAAACTAAGACAAGAAAAAAATATTTTAGAAATTGAAATTCTAGATAATTTATTTGATATGGCAATCGGTGACAGCATAGCTGTTGATGGAATTTGTTTGACAGTTAAAGAGATTTTTCAAAATAAATTTACTGTTGATGTTAGTGAGGAGACATTAAAAAAAACAACTTTAGGAGTAAAGTCGAACCTTAATCAGATTGTTAATTTGGAGCCCGCTCTTAGGGTTTCTGACCGTCTAGGAGGGCATATAGTCAGCGGACATGTAGATGGCCTTGGAACAGTTGAGAATATAGAAAAATTAGAGCAATCTTGGCTCTTATCAATAAAGTGGAAAAATAATAATTTTTCAAAATATGTAGTTAATAAAGGGAGTATTTCTGTAAATGGTATAAGTCTTACGATTGCAAATTATGAGCAGGGAGGAGAAATATTTACTATTGCGATAATTCCTCATACTTGGCATAACACAAATCTGAAAAAATTAAATATCGGTGACTTCGTAAACCTTGAGGCAGATGCACTAATTAAATATGTAGAGAAATTACTTTTATTTAATAAAAATAGTAATCAAGATTCATCTTCAAATGCTATTTCTTCCGAGTGGCTTAAAGAAAACGGTTGGTAA
- a CDS encoding DUF2232 domain-containing protein, translating into MKITTKNEALNIVETSYLASLSSLLWVALYYLPIGGALLRLILPLPMILLHLRRGTKIALEGLLIQFLLLFIIMGPVRGTLFLFPYGILAFWLGWCWFKEKSWKLSLTGGVVIGTLGFLLRVIALSTLVGDNLWVLITRASYGLIEKLIGLFNLPLYPSILSIQLGAILLIIFQEIVYVLTVHVVAYSLFPRFKLTIPDPPKLLNSLVDFNN; encoded by the coding sequence ATGAAAATAACAACAAAAAATGAAGCATTAAATATTGTCGAGACCTCTTATTTAGCCTCTCTTTCGTCTTTATTATGGGTTGCATTATATTATCTGCCAATTGGGGGAGCTTTATTAAGGTTGATTTTACCCCTCCCAATGATCTTGTTGCACTTGAGAAGAGGAACTAAAATTGCATTGGAAGGACTTTTAATACAATTTCTACTTTTATTCATAATTATGGGTCCTGTTAGAGGAACTTTATTTTTATTTCCTTACGGGATCTTGGCTTTTTGGTTAGGTTGGTGTTGGTTTAAAGAAAAAAGTTGGAAACTTAGTTTAACAGGGGGAGTTGTTATTGGAACTCTTGGCTTCTTACTAAGAGTAATTGCATTATCTACTTTGGTTGGAGATAATCTTTGGGTGTTAATTACTAGAGCGAGTTATGGTCTAATAGAAAAGTTAATTGGATTATTTAATTTACCTTTATATCCCTCAATTTTGAGTATACAATTAGGTGCAATTTTATTAATAATTTTTCAAGAAATAGTTTATGTTTTAACTGTGCATGTAGTTGCCTATTCTCTATTTCCTAGATTTAAATTAACCATCCCAGATCCTCCAAAATTATTAAATAGCTTAGTTGATTTTAATAATTAA
- a CDS encoding NAD(P)H-quinone oxidoreductase subunit N, whose translation MPNEIFTINLNAQAIIPEAFILLGIVGTLLVDLAGEKTASKWAPIICYLSIGSSLVSLALQWSNPVESAFLGSFNSDNLAIAFRAIISLSTLISLLISWRYTEQSGSPIGEFAAIVLSATLGAMLLCGSTDLISVFISLETLSVASYLLSGYLKRDPRSSEAALKYLLVGSAAAAVYLYGSSFLYGLSGSTNLATIGLEIINKPSFITSLALVFVLSTVAFKIAAVPFHQWTPDVYEGSPTPVVAFLSVGSKTAGFAFAIRILSTTFSSFDEEWKLLFTILAILSMALGNVVALAQTSMKRMLAYSSIGQAGFVMIGIVSGTQDGLSSAVLYLAAYLFMNLGAFSCVILFSLRTGSDKILDYSGLYQKDPLITLGLSLCLLSLGGLPPMLGFFGKIYLFFAGWANHQYLLVIVGLVTSVISIYYYISVIKMMVVKEPLEASEIVKSYPEINWGIVGLPPLRIALYTCVAVTALGGILSNPLFKLANTAVSETPFLQDIIATANNIS comes from the coding sequence GTGCCCAACGAAATCTTTACAATTAACTTAAATGCTCAAGCCATTATTCCAGAGGCTTTTATTTTATTAGGTATTGTTGGAACACTTCTTGTAGATCTAGCTGGAGAAAAAACTGCATCAAAATGGGCACCAATAATTTGCTATTTATCAATTGGCAGCTCCCTTGTTAGTTTGGCATTGCAATGGAGTAATCCGGTAGAAAGCGCATTTCTTGGGTCCTTTAATTCAGATAATTTAGCAATCGCATTTAGAGCAATAATTTCTTTATCAACCTTAATATCTCTACTTATAAGTTGGCGCTATACAGAACAAAGTGGTAGCCCAATTGGCGAGTTTGCCGCGATAGTTCTTTCGGCCACCCTTGGAGCAATGCTTTTGTGTGGATCTACTGACCTTATTAGTGTATTTATATCTCTGGAAACTTTATCTGTAGCAAGTTACTTACTTTCTGGTTACCTCAAGAGAGATCCAAGAAGTTCAGAAGCGGCCTTAAAATACCTCCTTGTTGGATCAGCGGCTGCTGCTGTCTATTTATATGGATCCTCTTTTCTTTATGGATTAAGTGGTTCAACAAACTTAGCGACAATAGGTTTAGAGATTATCAATAAGCCATCCTTTATTACATCTCTAGCTCTTGTATTTGTCTTATCAACAGTTGCATTTAAAATTGCTGCTGTTCCCTTTCATCAATGGACTCCTGATGTATATGAAGGTTCACCTACACCTGTAGTAGCTTTTTTATCTGTTGGTTCAAAAACAGCGGGCTTTGCATTTGCAATAAGAATATTGAGTACAACTTTCTCTTCTTTTGACGAAGAATGGAAACTTTTATTTACCATTTTGGCCATATTGAGCATGGCTCTAGGCAATGTTGTAGCTCTAGCTCAAACATCAATGAAAAGGATGCTAGCTTACAGTTCTATTGGACAAGCCGGATTTGTAATGATTGGAATAGTATCTGGCACGCAAGATGGTTTATCATCAGCTGTTTTATATTTGGCTGCATATTTGTTTATGAATTTGGGTGCATTTTCTTGTGTAATACTTTTCTCACTAAGAACTGGTTCTGACAAAATTCTTGATTACTCCGGACTTTACCAAAAAGATCCCCTCATTACATTAGGTTTAAGCCTTTGTCTTCTATCTCTCGGAGGTTTACCTCCAATGTTAGGATTTTTTGGAAAGATATATTTGTTCTTTGCAGGTTGGGCAAATCATCAATATCTATTAGTAATAGTTGGATTAGTAACTTCAGTTATCTCTATTTATTACTACATTTCAGTGATAAAAATGATGGTTGTTAAAGAACCACTGGAAGCTTCTGAAATAGTTAAATCATATCCTGAAATTAATTGGGGCATTGTAGGATTACCTCCCTTGAGGATTGCACTATATACTTGTGTCGCAGTAACTGCTCTTGGAGGAATCCTGTCCAACCCTCTTTTTAAATTAGCCAATACAGCAGTTTCAGAAACTCCTTTCTTACAAGATATTATTGCTACAGCAAACAATATTTCCTAG
- a CDS encoding aldo/keto reductase, with protein MIINSQKRSFGRGAEVSLFTLGTMRATESLEKMYSIIKNAYYVGINHIETAPSYGDAESLIGNSIKKLATEENIKEKNWVITSKVLPKGDFDFLKNNFKKSLKDLNREKINNLAIHGLNLKQHLDWVLVGEGKKFISWILEKELVDQVGFSSHGSYSLIKDAINCEVFTFCSLHLHYLDQSKIALAEEAIKKGMGVLAISPADKGGRLYSPSDILIEASKPFHPLELAYRFLLAKGITTLSLGATNKKDFEFAHKLRNSFEKLSKLEKSALNKIEEVSNKRLNSTKCEQCRSCLPCPNEVPIPEILRLRNISIGYGQLEFSKERYNLIGKAGHWWEEKNSSFCQECNVCVPKCPSKLDIPNLLKETHNLLIENPTKRLWG; from the coding sequence ATGATTATTAATTCACAAAAAAGATCATTTGGTAGAGGGGCAGAAGTGAGCTTATTCACCTTAGGGACAATGCGAGCAACTGAAAGTCTCGAAAAAATGTATAGCATAATAAAAAATGCATATTATGTAGGAATTAACCATATAGAAACAGCACCCTCTTATGGTGATGCTGAATCACTTATTGGAAATTCAATAAAAAAATTAGCAACAGAAGAGAATATAAAAGAAAAAAATTGGGTGATTACTTCCAAAGTTTTACCAAAGGGTGATTTTGACTTTTTAAAAAATAATTTTAAAAAGTCTCTTAAAGATTTAAATCGCGAGAAAATTAATAATCTTGCAATTCACGGACTCAACTTAAAACAACATCTAGATTGGGTTCTTGTTGGAGAGGGTAAGAAATTCATATCTTGGATACTGGAGAAGGAACTAGTTGATCAAGTTGGTTTTAGTTCTCACGGAAGTTATTCACTAATTAAAGATGCAATTAACTGTGAAGTTTTTACTTTTTGTAGTCTTCATTTACATTATTTAGATCAATCTAAGATTGCTTTAGCAGAGGAAGCTATAAAAAAAGGTATGGGAGTTTTAGCAATATCACCTGCTGATAAAGGCGGTAGATTGTATTCTCCAAGTGATATTTTGATAGAGGCCTCTAAGCCTTTTCATCCATTAGAATTAGCTTATCGATTTCTGCTGGCAAAAGGCATTACAACTTTATCCTTAGGGGCTACAAACAAAAAAGATTTTGAATTTGCGCATAAACTTAGAAACTCATTCGAGAAGCTTTCAAAACTTGAAAAAAGCGCCTTGAATAAAATTGAGGAAGTTTCTAATAAAAGATTAAATTCCACCAAATGTGAACAATGTAGATCTTGTCTTCCATGTCCAAATGAAGTGCCAATTCCAGAAATACTTCGTTTAAGAAATATATCTATTGGTTATGGCCAATTAGAATTTTCAAAAGAAAGATACAATTTAATAGGAAAAGCTGGCCACTGGTGGGAAGAAAAAAATTCCTCATTTTGTCAAGAATGTAATGTATGTGTTCCTAAATGTCCTAGTAAATTAGATATACCAAATTTATTAAAGGAAACTCATAACTTATTAATTGAAAATCCTACAAAAAGATTATGGGGATAA
- the cobT gene encoding nicotinate mononucleotide-dependent phosphoribosyltransferase CobT: MYSKELGIIFFGDESNKKRQLNKIEILKKNIKNLKIFLIIAGTNTSQIPGISAAGINAKSRRKTALADAEFLLEGASKDHKYKLPLLNAGVTPALISHVCSKLINIYPVIVPLGIGAKPYFNHLVVEDRNLGPSNCVTTGKSMTKERVLNLYEKGFAIGKSLKQPVLISESVPGGTTTAQAVMEAFGLQVSNLVGSSLFKAPRELRRQVVKRGLFNANFKADSDSFDVVAAVGDPFQAFSMGLLIGARLAKQPVILSGGSQMLAVILLVLEFLDKKNKDEFIEDVFIATTGWLVKDNSLIDLVNLINEKYDVKLLGLASPLNFKSSKYKELRDYELGHVKEGVGAGGISLLAFLDGFKNEEIVSLCQLNLEMMKGLGQISLEKDC; this comes from the coding sequence ATGTACAGTAAGGAATTAGGGATAATTTTTTTTGGTGATGAATCCAATAAAAAAAGACAACTTAATAAGATAGAAATACTGAAAAAGAATATTAAAAATTTAAAAATATTTCTTATAATTGCTGGCACTAATACATCTCAAATTCCAGGAATTTCCGCAGCAGGTATTAATGCAAAATCAAGGAGAAAAACTGCTCTCGCAGATGCCGAATTTTTGCTTGAGGGTGCTTCAAAAGATCATAAATATAAATTACCTCTTCTCAATGCAGGAGTAACTCCGGCCCTTATCAGTCATGTTTGTTCAAAGCTTATAAATATTTATCCAGTTATTGTTCCTCTGGGAATAGGAGCAAAGCCTTATTTTAATCATTTGGTTGTTGAAGATAGAAATTTGGGCCCATCAAATTGTGTTACTACAGGTAAATCGATGACTAAAGAGAGGGTTTTAAATCTTTATGAAAAAGGTTTTGCGATAGGAAAATCCCTAAAACAACCAGTTTTAATTTCTGAATCTGTACCGGGGGGCACCACAACTGCTCAGGCAGTAATGGAAGCTTTTGGTTTGCAAGTATCTAATTTAGTAGGTAGTAGTTTATTTAAAGCTCCAAGAGAACTAAGAAGACAAGTAGTTAAAAGAGGACTTTTCAATGCAAATTTCAAGGCTGATTCTGACTCTTTTGACGTTGTCGCGGCAGTAGGTGATCCTTTCCAAGCTTTCTCAATGGGTCTATTAATTGGTGCCAGGTTAGCAAAACAACCTGTAATTTTGTCTGGAGGAAGTCAGATGTTAGCAGTCATTTTGCTTGTATTAGAATTTTTAGATAAAAAAAATAAAGATGAATTTATTGAAGATGTTTTTATTGCGACAACTGGGTGGCTTGTGAAAGATAATTCTCTAATTGATTTAGTAAATCTAATTAATGAAAAATATGATGTCAAATTATTAGGTTTAGCCAGTCCTTTAAATTTTAAATCTTCAAAATACAAAGAATTGAGGGATTATGAATTAGGTCATGTAAAAGAAGGTGTAGGTGCTGGTGGAATATCATTGCTTGCTTTCTTAGATGGATTTAAAAATGAAGAAATAGTTTCATTGTGTCAACTAAATCTGGAAATGATGAAGGGCCTAGGTCAAATTTCTTTAGAGAAGGATTGCTAA
- a CDS encoding cytochrome c oxidase subunit 3 yields MTTLDSSKEIQKNNSEVKETHEDFRMFGLITFLIADGMTFAGFFAAYLTYKAVNPLPDGAIYELELPIPTLNTILLLVSSATFHKAGKALLKDKNSESQKWLSFTAFLGIIFLICQLFEYFHLPFGLTDNLFASTFYALTGFHGLHVTLGTLMILIIAWQARIKGGRLTSQNMFPLEAVELYWHFVDGIWVILFIILYLL; encoded by the coding sequence ATGACAACTCTAGATAGCTCAAAAGAAATTCAAAAAAATAACTCTGAAGTTAAAGAAACACATGAAGACTTCAGAATGTTTGGTCTTATTACTTTCCTAATTGCGGACGGAATGACTTTTGCTGGATTCTTTGCTGCTTATTTAACTTATAAAGCAGTAAATCCATTACCTGATGGTGCTATTTATGAATTAGAACTACCAATACCTACACTCAATACAATTTTGTTACTTGTTAGTAGTGCAACTTTCCATAAAGCAGGCAAAGCACTTTTAAAAGATAAAAACTCTGAATCCCAAAAATGGTTATCTTTTACTGCTTTTCTTGGAATTATATTTTTAATATGTCAATTATTTGAATATTTTCATTTACCTTTTGGATTAACCGATAATTTATTTGCAAGTACTTTTTATGCTCTTACTGGTTTTCATGGATTACATGTAACTTTAGGCACTTTAATGATTTTAATTATTGCTTGGCAAGCGAGAATCAAGGGCGGAAGATTAACTAGTCAAAATATGTTCCCTTTGGAAGCTGTTGAATTGTACTGGCATTTTGTAGATGGAATATGGGTTATTTTATTTATTATTTTGTATCTTTTATAA
- a CDS encoding DUF721 domain-containing protein: protein MNKRNPHPLKNCLDNFKKSWGDLDKLSKINENWKNLIGLELFQECKPLNIEKKILTIAVNHPQWRQALIYNKHKLKERIEKIGITLNEIKIIQNYEIKNKNIKANNAKIVWANHPSRVHKNNMCICTLCNCPTPEGEIKRWGKCSFCWRKIKN from the coding sequence GTGAATAAAAGAAATCCACATCCATTAAAAAATTGTCTTGATAATTTCAAAAAATCATGGGGAGATTTAGATAAACTTTCCAAAATTAATGAAAACTGGAAAAACTTAATCGGTTTGGAACTATTTCAAGAATGCAAACCATTAAATATTGAAAAAAAAATACTTACTATTGCAGTAAATCATCCACAGTGGCGCCAAGCTTTAATTTATAACAAGCATAAATTAAAAGAGAGAATCGAGAAAATTGGAATAACTTTAAATGAAATAAAAATAATACAAAATTACGAAATTAAAAATAAAAATATTAAAGCTAATAATGCAAAGATAGTTTGGGCAAATCATCCAAGCAGAGTCCATAAAAATAATATGTGCATTTGTACTCTCTGTAATTGCCCAACTCCTGAGGGCGAAATCAAAAGATGGGGAAAGTGTTCTTTTTGTTGGAGAAAAATAAAAAACTAA
- a CDS encoding ABC transporter ATP-binding protein → MSNKVASLENISKTYGEEDLTVKALDSINLEIYKGDYLAVMGASGSGKSTAMNIIGCLDRPSEGIYKLNGIPVENLSDDELAEIRNQKLGFVFQQFHLLSDATALENVTLPMIYAGIDPEQRLERGKNALKKVGLSERMNNRPNQLSGGQQQRVAIARAIINNPAILLADEPTGALDSKTTEDVLDLFEKLHESGITIVLVTHEDEVANRAKKIAKFKDGRIVELKVN, encoded by the coding sequence ATGTCTAATAAAGTCGCGAGTTTAGAAAATATATCTAAAACATATGGGGAAGAAGATCTAACTGTTAAAGCTTTAGACAGCATAAACTTAGAAATTTATAAAGGTGATTATTTAGCTGTAATGGGAGCTAGTGGCTCAGGCAAAAGTACAGCTATGAATATTATTGGATGTCTAGATAGACCATCTGAAGGTATTTATAAATTAAATGGTATTCCTGTTGAGAATTTATCTGATGATGAGCTCGCAGAAATACGTAACCAAAAATTAGGCTTCGTTTTTCAACAATTTCATCTTCTATCAGACGCAACTGCACTTGAAAACGTAACTTTGCCAATGATTTATGCTGGTATTGACCCTGAACAAAGATTAGAGCGAGGTAAGAATGCATTAAAAAAAGTTGGCCTTTCAGAAAGGATGAATAATCGTCCAAACCAATTATCCGGAGGTCAACAACAACGAGTTGCTATTGCGAGGGCTATTATCAACAACCCTGCAATTTTGTTAGCAGACGAGCCTACTGGAGCACTAGATTCAAAAACCACTGAAGATGTATTAGATCTTTTTGAAAAGCTGCATGAATCTGGAATAACTATAGTTTTAGTTACCCACGAAGATGAAGTTGCGAATCGCGCAAAAAAAATAGCCAAATTTAAGGATGGAAGAATAGTTGAATTAAAAGTAAATTAA
- a CDS encoding AbrB family transcriptional regulator: protein MLEGKELLEKAKLLSKKSEDEIARGCGYVGPSGRILRKSFYRALIEAKGYKIGNGRQGKNGNRASRGRQTEFKTKVHGNGNLLIGHAYTKKLGLEPGQEFKIDLKKESKTIYLIPLN, encoded by the coding sequence ATGCTAGAAGGAAAAGAACTTCTTGAAAAAGCAAAATTATTAAGTAAAAAATCTGAAGATGAGATAGCAAGAGGTTGTGGGTACGTAGGTCCTAGTGGAAGAATCTTAAGAAAAAGTTTTTATAGGGCCCTTATTGAAGCTAAGGGTTACAAAATAGGAAATGGTCGTCAGGGGAAAAATGGTAATAGAGCTTCAAGAGGCAGACAAACAGAATTCAAAACTAAAGTTCATGGCAATGGGAACCTATTAATTGGTCATGCCTACACCAAAAAATTAGGACTAGAACCTGGTCAGGAATTTAAAATCGATCTTAAAAAAGAATCAAAAACAATTTATCTGATTCCATTAAATTAA
- a CDS encoding biotin--[acetyl-CoA-carboxylase] ligase has translation MKVIGSAAKTVFHLKKIQGQYPSWRLLYKIKCKSTENELTNLLGYSEIKKNQPVAIIAREQFSGFGQNSKTWVSPNGGIWLSAAYPIFSKQFASQIFNLSLGIKLCEILREENINVCLKWPNDIFFGSKKLIGFLPRVITRGKEIIYVRVGLGMNVLNYTPSEGISLSKVLQTKNINQYYWTAKVLKAFYDSIESNKNKEYVIKSANKFLTKSFLPSGYCPHKWKIKDIDSNGNLRIENKTQLKVIRRF, from the coding sequence GTGAAAGTTATTGGGTCTGCAGCTAAGACAGTTTTTCATTTAAAGAAAATTCAGGGTCAATATCCAAGCTGGAGACTTCTTTACAAAATAAAATGTAAAAGTACTGAAAATGAGCTAACAAACCTGCTTGGATATTCTGAAATAAAGAAAAACCAGCCAGTAGCGATAATCGCGAGAGAACAATTCTCAGGGTTTGGACAAAACTCAAAAACTTGGGTTTCTCCAAATGGCGGAATTTGGTTAAGTGCCGCTTACCCAATATTTTCAAAACAATTTGCAAGTCAAATATTTAATTTGTCTTTAGGTATTAAGTTATGTGAAATACTTAGAGAAGAGAATATTAATGTTTGTTTGAAATGGCCAAATGATATTTTTTTTGGTTCAAAAAAGTTGATTGGATTTTTACCAAGGGTGATAACAAGAGGCAAAGAAATTATCTATGTAAGAGTAGGACTTGGCATGAATGTTTTAAATTACACTCCATCAGAGGGTATTTCATTATCAAAAGTACTTCAAACTAAGAATATTAATCAATATTATTGGACAGCCAAAGTTCTTAAAGCTTTTTATGATTCAATTGAATCTAATAAGAATAAAGAATATGTGATTAAATCTGCAAATAAGTTTCTGACTAAAAGTTTTTTGCCAAGTGGTTATTGTCCTCATAAATGGAAAATTAAAGATATTGATTCCAATGGGAATTTAAGAATTGAAAATAAAACTCAACTGAAGGTAATTAGAAGGTTTTGA